A genomic window from Osmerus eperlanus chromosome 5, fOsmEpe2.1, whole genome shotgun sequence includes:
- the LOC134020518 gene encoding DNA ligase 1-like isoform X1 — translation MSSGRVRIVSQCSYDVTKQCVISNVSYLLVIMSKITIKVYVNTAVTFFSNRTENMSGFPEKKRMEKKKKERTPAVKSGPQILAEQRWARKMQAAQKDAETRLIIKRWVDLKNTLQKPREKRLAELREAEKRLAEDSRDMQRQERWREWRQKERELWEAEQRQKEQELNSKTKREILQETKTPHTQVLKSPTILEELKILDELLEETADIKLPTLSPIYQPVSPTATPLPLSKDRAYLGLTTTKPLEAQVRQPHGVKHPTCTPLPENTQIYTHPLANQEEGLESGLAKMQVHEASVAESSNSDMMKIENEIKAEEGKAAKKEREFIEKQKKAEKLAQEKMEKKQRKQLEQAEKRNMEIETKLENERRKMKALERKEMQRLAEQQRMEMKKKEKEEKKADKGQLEMGSLPKRGFFEKIKRAFHFH, via the exons ATGTCCAGCGGGCGAGTCAGAATTGTGTCACAATGTAGCTATGATGTCACAAAGCAATGTGTCATTTCTAATGTGTCATATCTGTTGGTCATAATGAGTAAAATAACTATAAAAGTCTATGTCAACACTGCAGTCACTTTCTTTTCCAACAGAACAGAGAACATGAGCGGATTTCCAGAAAAGAAGCGgatggagaagaaaaagaaagaacggaCACCAGCGGTAAAAAGTGGGCCACAGATACTGGCAGAACAGAGATGGGCCCGGAAGATGCAGGCAGCACAGAAGGATGCTGAAACGAGGCTTATAATTAAAAGGTGGGTCGACCTAAAAAATACCTTACAGAAGCCACGTGAAAAGAGGCTGGCAGAGctaagggaggcagagaaaagGCTGGCAGAAGACAGTCGGGACatgcagaggcaggagaggtggagagagtggaggcagAAGGAGCGAGAGCTGtgggaggcagagcagagacagaaagagcaggAGCTCAACTCTAAGACAAAACGTGAAATTCTGCAGGAGACCaagacacctcacacacaggtgCTTAAGTCTCCTACCATCTTGGAGGAGTTGAAGATACTGGATGAACTGCTTGAGGAG ACAGCAGATATCAAACTTCCAACATTGTCCCCCATCTATCAGCCAGTCTCCCCAACCGCCACACCCCTCCCACTGAGTAAAGATAGAGCATACTTGGGCCTCACCACCACCAAACCCCTGGAAGCTCAGGTCAGGCAGCCCCACGGGGTCAAGCATCCCACCTGCACACCTCTTCCTGAGAACACTCAAATCTACACCCACCCCTTGGCCAACCAGGAGGAAGGATTAGAGAGTGGACTGGCAAAGATGCAAGTACACGAGGCATCTGTTGCGGAGAGTTCCAACAGTGACATGATGAAAATTGAGAATGAGATAAAGGCTGAGGAGGGTAAAGcagcaaagaaagagagggagttcaTAGAAAAGCAGAAGAAAGCAGAAAAGCTGGCgcaggagaagatggagaagaaacagaggaagcagctggagcaggcagaaaaaagaaacatgGAGATTGAAACAAAGCTGGAGAATGAGAGACGCAAAATGAAAGCTCTAGAAAGGAAAGAGATGCAAAGGTTAGCAGAACAGCAAAGAATGGaaatgaagaagaaagaaaaggaagagaaaaaggcAGATAAAGGACAATTGGAAATGGGGTCTTTGCCAAAACGTGGCTTCTTTGAGAAGATAAAGAGGGCCTTTCATTTCCACTGA
- the LOC134020518 gene encoding DNA ligase 1-like isoform X2: MSGFPEKKRMEKKKKERTPAVKSGPQILAEQRWARKMQAAQKDAETRLIIKRWVDLKNTLQKPREKRLAELREAEKRLAEDSRDMQRQERWREWRQKERELWEAEQRQKEQELNSKTKREILQETKTPHTQVLKSPTILEELKILDELLEETADIKLPTLSPIYQPVSPTATPLPLSKDRAYLGLTTTKPLEAQVRQPHGVKHPTCTPLPENTQIYTHPLANQEEGLESGLAKMQVHEASVAESSNSDMMKIENEIKAEEGKAAKKEREFIEKQKKAEKLAQEKMEKKQRKQLEQAEKRNMEIETKLENERRKMKALERKEMQRLAEQQRMEMKKKEKEEKKADKGQLEMGSLPKRGFFEKIKRAFHFH, from the exons ATGAGCGGATTTCCAGAAAAGAAGCGgatggagaagaaaaagaaagaacggaCACCAGCGGTAAAAAGTGGGCCACAGATACTGGCAGAACAGAGATGGGCCCGGAAGATGCAGGCAGCACAGAAGGATGCTGAAACGAGGCTTATAATTAAAAGGTGGGTCGACCTAAAAAATACCTTACAGAAGCCACGTGAAAAGAGGCTGGCAGAGctaagggaggcagagaaaagGCTGGCAGAAGACAGTCGGGACatgcagaggcaggagaggtggagagagtggaggcagAAGGAGCGAGAGCTGtgggaggcagagcagagacagaaagagcaggAGCTCAACTCTAAGACAAAACGTGAAATTCTGCAGGAGACCaagacacctcacacacaggtgCTTAAGTCTCCTACCATCTTGGAGGAGTTGAAGATACTGGATGAACTGCTTGAGGAG ACAGCAGATATCAAACTTCCAACATTGTCCCCCATCTATCAGCCAGTCTCCCCAACCGCCACACCCCTCCCACTGAGTAAAGATAGAGCATACTTGGGCCTCACCACCACCAAACCCCTGGAAGCTCAGGTCAGGCAGCCCCACGGGGTCAAGCATCCCACCTGCACACCTCTTCCTGAGAACACTCAAATCTACACCCACCCCTTGGCCAACCAGGAGGAAGGATTAGAGAGTGGACTGGCAAAGATGCAAGTACACGAGGCATCTGTTGCGGAGAGTTCCAACAGTGACATGATGAAAATTGAGAATGAGATAAAGGCTGAGGAGGGTAAAGcagcaaagaaagagagggagttcaTAGAAAAGCAGAAGAAAGCAGAAAAGCTGGCgcaggagaagatggagaagaaacagaggaagcagctggagcaggcagaaaaaagaaacatgGAGATTGAAACAAAGCTGGAGAATGAGAGACGCAAAATGAAAGCTCTAGAAAGGAAAGAGATGCAAAGGTTAGCAGAACAGCAAAGAATGGaaatgaagaagaaagaaaaggaagagaaaaaggcAGATAAAGGACAATTGGAAATGGGGTCTTTGCCAAAACGTGGCTTCTTTGAGAAGATAAAGAGGGCCTTTCATTTCCACTGA
- the ttc23 gene encoding LOW QUALITY PROTEIN: tetratricopeptide repeat protein 23 (The sequence of the model RefSeq protein was modified relative to this genomic sequence to represent the inferred CDS: substituted 1 base at 1 genomic stop codon): MRMESTSGSLGDFSFDKEVTVSRAGTSSTVDSVMITPQEKLYRFESRAQSLADAQQYDACIQDLVRCVALTRLVYGDGHLKLVQAHARLAKAYLQFKGWGAQAQEHAARASDLLPLSSPSSTSPEERLQVHSCLLSIYQTQGGAALILDSVKEAESSYKKAKRIVEELSQLSGMSKEEIMEADLEISTSLSRVFQRQGRPDEALQQCESSLEQLEGRERPGQVCSIYKDMAAIEQAQGRLDRAIEHLSKAHAIAVSQSPGDLEGAHVAHSLALALSTAQPHHNDSATKYFLESLTAYRSLLGPQDAVTLSVQDDYCRFLLLTGQQQSCGELQRASLPLKRAAFGDLSPEVAGTLQLIGGVEMTQGQVRQAHRSMRKCLEIQNVLYGSHHKTTRATQKTVDMLAQAPEVAGRQRTDGEGKTRPPFCAVLPPSSXGSSSMSLLTNCKT, translated from the exons ATGAGAATGGAGAGCACCTCCGGTAGTCTTGGTGACTTCTCATTTGATAAAGAAGTGACAGTATCTCGAGCAGGAACGAGCAGCACGGTGGACTCTGTCATGATCACTCCTCAGGAAAAACTATATCGCTTTGAAAGTCGAGCCCAATCCCTTGCTGATGCACAACAG TATGATGCTTGCATCCAGGACCTAGTTCGCTGTGTGGCCCTGACAAGACTTGTTTACGGAGATGGGCATCTGAAACTAGTCCAGGCCCATGCCAGACTGGCAAAGGCATACCTTCAGTTTAAAG GTTGGGGAGCACAGGCCCAGGAGCATGCAGCCAGAGCCAGTGATTTactgcctctctccagccccagctccaccagccCAGAGGAGAGGCTCCAAGTGCACTCCTGTCTGCTCAGCATCTACCAAACACAAGGGGGCGCTGCTCTGATACTGGACAG TGTTAAGGAGGCAGAGTCCAGCTATAAAAAGGCCAAAAGAATTGTGGAGGAGCTCAGTCAGTTAAGTGGCATGAGCAAGGAGGAGATAATGGAGGCTGACCTGGAGATATCCACTTCTCTGTCCAG GGTGTTCCAGCGCCAGGGGAGACCTGACGAGGCTCTGCAGCAGTGTGAGAGCTccctggagcagctggagggCAGGGAGCGGCCAGGCCAAGTCTGCTCCATCTACAAGGACATGGCTGCCATCGAACAGGCCCAGGGACGCCTGGACAGAGCCATAGAGCACCTCTCCAAG GCTCATGCCATAGCTGTGAGTCAGAGTCCGGGGGACCTGGAGGGGGCTCACGTCGCTCACAGCCTGGCGCTGGCTCTCTCCACTGCACAGCCCCACCACAATG ACTCAGCCACCAAGTACTTTTTGGAAAGTCTGACTGCCTACAGGAGCTTGTTGGGTCCTCAAGATGCTGTGACCCTATCTGTGCAAGATGACTACTgtcgcttcctcctcctcacaggcCAGCAACAG TCGTGTGGGGAGCTCCAGAGGGCGTCCCTGCCCCTGAAGAGGGCAGCGTTCGGTGACCTAAGTCCTGAGGTGGCCGGCACCCTGCAGCTGATAGGAGGCGTGGAGATGACCCAGGGTCAGGTCCGACAGGCCCACAGGAGCATGAGGAAG TGTCTAGAGATCCAGAATGTTCTGTATGGCTCTCATCATAAGACGACAAGAGCTACCCAGAAAACGGTGGACATGCTGGCCCA ggCTCCAGAGGTTGCTGGGAGA